A genomic window from Phoenix dactylifera cultivar Barhee BC4 chromosome 7, palm_55x_up_171113_PBpolish2nd_filt_p, whole genome shotgun sequence includes:
- the LOC120111396 gene encoding scopoletin glucosyltransferase-like, protein MSSEARHQLHVFFFPYPAPGHMLPLAHVAALFAGRGIRATFVTTPANAPLLRPALDHQPVRILLLPFPSAEVGLPPGCENTASLPHPRTRHFGAMVEAVAALRDPLAALIRTHRPDCLISDYVCGWTADLACSLGIPRLVFNPTSLFSTAIWDAILSRGAHRDDAGLLVVEGGLPHRVELTPAEVPRAFDYPAEINAIKESENRSYGTIYNSFYELEPLYVDFLKESRATKVWCIGPVAFASRGAAGDDLDNEQGELIKKWLDSKTPDTVVYVCFGSEFVFKAEQLREMALGLEASGHPFVWAMRSDEPEAEWMPEGLEERIGERGLIIRGWAPQLMILNHPAVGGFVTHSGWNSTLEAVSAGVPMAAWPLQWDQFFNARLVVELLGIAVRVLDSVGQRAGEVVQWERVRDALERVMGGAGREARRSAREFGVMARAAVEEAGSSYGELSRLVEELKQLAVQRRKEAQGAVNPNST, encoded by the coding sequence ATGTCCTCCGAGGCTCGTCATCAGCTCCacgtcttcttcttcccctaccCAGCCCCCGGCCACATGCTTCCCCTTGCCCATGTCGCTGCCCTCTTTGCGGGCCGCGGCATCCGCGCCACCTTCGTCACCACCCCCGCCAACGCCCCTCTCCTCCGCCCCGCCCTCGACCACCAACCCGTccgcatcctcctcctccctttccCCTCCGCGGAGGTCGGCCTCCCACCGGGCTGCGAGAACACGGCCTCCCTCCCCCACCCTCGCACCCGTCACTTTGGCGCCATGGTCGAAGCCGTCGCCGCCCTCCGCGATCCCCTCGCCGCCCTCATCCGCACCCACCGCCCCGACTGTCTCATCTCCGACTACGTCTGCGGCTGGACCGCCGACCTCGCCTGCTCTCTCGGCATCCCGAGACTCGTCTTCAATCCCACTTCCCTCTTCTCCACCGCCATATGGGACGCCATCCTCTCCCGCGGGGCCCACCGCGACGACGCCGGTCTCCTCGTCGTCGAGGGCGGCCTCCCGCACCGCGTCGAGCTGACGCCGGCCGAGGTCCCCAGGGCCTTCGACTATCCGGCAGAAATCAACGCCATAAAAGAATCCGAAAACCGTAGCTACGGCACCATCTACAATAGCTTCTACGAATTGGAGCCCCTGTACGTcgatttcttgaaggaaagcCGGGCCACCAAAGTGTGGTGCATCGGGCCGGTGGCTTTTGCTAGCAGGGGAGCAGCAGGGGACGATCTTGATAATGAGCAAGGAGAGCTGATCAAGAAATGGCTCGATTCGAAGACGCCCGACACGGTCGTGTACGTGTGTTTTGGGAGCGAGTTTGTATTCAAAgcggagcagctccgagagatGGCATTGGGGTTGGAGGCGTCGGGCCACCCGTTCGTGTGGGCGATGAGAAGCGACGAGCCCGAGGCGGAGTGGATGCCGGAGGGGTTGGAGGAGAGGATAGGGGAGAGGGGTTTGATAATAAGAGGATGGGCGCCTCAATTGATGATATTGAACCATCCGGCGGTTGGAGGGTTCGTGACGCACAGCGGGTGGAATTCGACGCTGGAGGCGGTGAGCGCGGGGGTGCCGATGGCCGCGTGGCCGCTCCAGTGGGACCAGTTCTTCAACGCGAGGCTGGTGGTGGAGTTGCTGGGGATCGCAGTGCGGGTTTTGGATTCGGTGGGGCAGCGAGCGGGGGAGGTGGTGCAGTGGGAGAGGGTGAGGGACGCGTTGGAGAGGGTGATGGGTGGGGCTGGTCGAGAGGCGAGGAGGAGCGCGAGGGAGTTTGGGGTGATGGCGAGAGCGGCGGTGGAGGAGGCTGGGTCGTCGTATGGGGAGCTCAGCCGCTTGGTCGAAGAACTTAAACAGCTGGCTGTGCAGAGGAGGAAGGAAGCTCAGGGGGCAGTAAATCCTAATTCTACATAA